The nucleotide sequence TGGCGTCCATTGCCGCCGATGCCTGGCTGTTGGCCTCGGACACGTTCGCCGCTCTGGCCTCCACTCCCAGTTCAAGGGTAGCCAGATCGGGCGCGACCGTTATCGTGCCCCGGCCCGACACCCAGATGCCCGTTCCGTCGGTGCCGTACGACGCCGGAATGCCTCGTTCGTTCAGGTTCGAACCTTTGTCCGGCGATGCCGCCGCCTCTGTTCCGTTCATTGACACTGCCGCCAATGTGGCAAGGACGGCCGCCACCGCTATCAGGATTGCCGAGATTCTGTTCATCGCACTTCTCCTATTCTTTGCTTTGCCGTATGTGAACAACCACTCAGGTCGCCATGATATACAACGCCGTGGTAGTTCGTCTTGTTCCTAAAATTCGGTCTCATTATCCGCTTAGCGACCAAGAGTATGAAGCATGTACAGAAACTGGCGTACCGCTGAGTTCTTATCCTGATGAAGGCGCGCAGTTGTATTTTCCCGCAAAGTAGCGTCATCTTCGGGGCCTACTCTGCCAAACCTGTTCAATGAGAAGGTTACGGGCGCTCATCTAGTCGAGGAATAGACGCCTGCTACGGTGATCCCTCATTAGCAACGACCTAACAGACTTACGCTGTAACGCGGTGCAAGTTTTCGTCTGCCCTGCTTGAAGTCGACTAGTACAGTCTGACACGTAAGTCTGACCTGCAGGTGCTTGACACCTGAGAGGTTATACGTTACACAAAAGATATGATTCGTAATTTCCGGCACCGAGGACTTGCCATCTTTTATGAGCGAGGAGACCGCCACCGGATTCCGCCCGAATTTGCGGACAAGTTTGAGCGCATCCTGGCCCGGCTGGATGTGGCTGCGCAACCAAGCGATATGGATCTGCCCGGATACAGACTCCATCCCCTTCGTGGACAAATGGCTGGATTGTGGTCCGTAAGGGTCTCAGGGAATTGGAGGATCGTGTTCCGCTTTGAGGGCTCAAACGTGAGAGATGTCGACTTTGTTGACTATCACTAAGGAGGTTCAGACAATGCCGATGAAAAACCCACCTCATCCTGGACTGTCGATTCGGCACGACTGCCTTGAGCCGCTCGGCCTTAGCGTAACCGATGCTGCCGTTCATCTGGGCGTCAGCCGTAAGCACTTATCCGACGTTCTGAATGGACACTCTGGCATTTCGCCGGAGATGGCTGTGCGCTTGGACAAGGCTTTCGGTGGAGGGGCGTCAGCTTGGTACCAACTGCAGGCGGCCTTTGATCTTGCGCAGGTGATGCAGAGAGCGGATGAGATTAACGTCAAGCGAGTCGCCTAAAAAGAGATTGTGAAGACACACCATTGTTGTCTGTGGACGGAAGGCATCGCCGGACCGGGCGAAATCGACGGCTTGCCGCCAAATTCCGAGAAAGCCGTCGCAATTCAAACGCCGTAGAGGGCTTTACTTCGCGCGAGATGACAAGATACCCGTCGTCTCATGAATGGCGCGCCGGATACGCCTGCGGGCGTGTGAGACGGAAGCCCGGGCACATAGAGCGCATTCACGGCGTGAGAGACACGACCCAGTGCTGCCCCAAACTGAAGCGGCGGCGGCGTAGGTCTTGCAATGTTGCACACGGTGTTACTTTAGCCCATAACGTAAGGCACATTGTTGCCTTATGGTGTAGGAGCGTTTTCGATGTTCGAGTCCAGAATAACCGTCAAGGGCCAGACCACGCTGCCCAAACCCGTAAGGGATTCACTGGAAGTGAAGCCCGGAGACAAGGTGCGCTACGTCATAGTCGACGAAGGAGTGCTGATAATGCCGGTCCGGTCAACCAGCTGCCTGTTCGGCAGTCTGAAGTATGACGGACCGGCCGTAAGCCTTGAAGACATGGAGCGCGCGATCGTCGAAGGGGCGACCGAAGAATGAGCGCACTCGACACCAATGTGCTCGTTCGATACCTCGTGGGCGACGTTCCCGATCAGAGAGAGGCCGCACGGGAACTGATTGATGGGCTGACGCCGGATGAGCCCGGATTCATCTGCCGCGAGGTTGTCCTCGAGGTTGCCTGGGTACTGGAGTGCAGCTACGACTTCACCAGGGAGCGGGTTGCCGATGCACTGCTGGCCCTGACGGCTTCGGACAGCCTTGTTGTTGAAGACTCGGATGACGTTGCAGCAGCAGCATATCGCTATCGCCAGGGAGGCGTAGGGTTCTCCGACCTGATGATACTCAAGGCGGTCGAACGGGTGAACGCCGCTCCTCTGCATACCTTCGACCACAGGCTTGCCAGGATGCGAGGGGCGACACTGGTGGGCGCTACAGAAAGGACGGACAGATGACTGACCGCAAGCCGGATGTGCCTCAGAAGTCCGTCAGCGACAGACACCGCAGGCCCAGACTCGATGAGGTCTGGCCGGTTCACTCGGCAGGCGGCTGGTGTCAAGGGCGGGGGGATAGTGGACCGCTACGGTGTCGTTGCTGAGGGAAAATGCCCGGTTAAATGCGAAGGGAAAATGTCCTCCCCGTAGATTGTCATAATACCAGACTACGATACCTTTGCAGTCAGTCGCGCGGGTGACGTAGGTGGTCTGTCAGCGTTCATGTACTTCTTCGCGGTGTCCCTGTGTATGCCCAACTCCCGCGCGATCCCGCGTATGGACAGACCCTTGTGCTTAGCCTTCTGCACTGCCCTCCACCTGGCCGTCTGCAACGGCGTGGGTTTCCTGCGCCGCGGACTCGCAACTTTGCGAACTCGTCCCGTCCCGTTGCTACCGGAGGTGTCGACCTGCTGCTCGGCATCGAGGTTGGTGTCCTGAGTCGCCAGTCTATCCACCCACTTACTACCCAGGCCGTTGACAGTGGACGGATGGATGATGAGTGAGTGCGCGGTTCTACCTGCGAAGCCTCGAAGGACACTCGGACGCGGCGGCGCTTCCTGAGAAGGAACGTCGCGCCCTTCGTGCTGCACTGCAAGGCTGTCGTCCAGCCCTTCGAGCACATCCACGGCTGCTCCGGCGTAGGTCTGCCTGTCCGTGCCGGGTAGCAGTTGAAGGGTGCGCCAGCGGTATCTGACCGTGTTGTCCCTGGCGACTCTACGCTTGTACTTGAAGCACAGAGTCTTCTCCCGGCGCATTCCTTCGTCCACCGAGCGATAGGCGACTTCCAGTTCCTGTGCAGGCACCTTGAAGCGGCTGTTGAAGCGTGGAAGGAAGCTTCCCAGCACGCGGTTGGCTTCACCGATGCTGGCCGCGCCCGCAAGTCGGAGTTCACTGACGAGCCAGTCCTGGAAGGTTCCTGCTGTTCGCTCCACTCGTCCCTTGTCCTGAGGCGATTGAGCGAAGATCAGCTGTATGCCAAGCTCGTCCATTGCTCGACTGAACTGAGTGGGGCCGGCGGCAGTCTCCGGCGAAGGCGTATGCTTGAAGACGGCGTGCCGATCCACATAGAGTGCGAGCGGTATGCCGCGATGCCGTATCAGCCCGTCGAGCAGCCGGAAGTAGCCGCGGGTGTTCTCAAGTTCGCAGAACAGGGCGTTGACCACGGTCCCCGTGGCGTCATCCACTGCCAGCAGCAGCGTGAACTGCGGTCCGTCCCTGCCCAGCCACCTGTGGTAGCTGCCGTCCAGCTGTATCAGCATCCCCTCGCGAGGCATCCGCTGCCGCCGGACGCGGTGCTTGGGTGGACGCCTGCCGCGAGGGCTGTTCTCGCCGGCGCTCACCAGCAGCCTACGCAGCGTGCTGCGAGTTATGTCTATGCCTTCGCGTTCACTCAACAGCTCGCTCATATGAGTGTGGTTGACACCGGCATATCGCGTGCGCGCCAGATGCAGCACGATAGCCTTCGTTGCCTCCGATGTCGCGTTGGGCGCTCTGCGACCTCGATGACCGTGAGCTATTGCGGCTGCTCCATCCTTCCTGTATGCCGCCAGTATGCGCCACGCTTGGCGTATGCTCACTCCCATCAGCGCAGATGCCTGCTCCATCGTCATATGCTTCGCCAACAAGCTGTTGAGTACCTGAAGCCTTGCCTGTTCCTTTTGGTTCAACGTCACATTCTCCATAATGTGACATTATTGCTGAACAGTTACTTGTGACGTTTATGCTGAACAACGACACCCCGTCCGGCTTGTCTATCCGCCTTCGTGGTACATTATGCCGCCGCCGTTCATATTCTGCACCTGAGCTGGATTCTTTCTCAGCGGCAACAGTTATTGGCGTGGGATCTGGTGTTGCGGCTTTAGAAGATGTAGAGTCGGGCAATTCGGTAGCTGTCGGTTCAGATGTGGGAGGGACAATCAGCGATGCCGTCCGCTGAGATTCGACGGAAAGTGCCGGTACAAGTACATTTGTCACTGTAGCTCTGGGTGCGTCTGAGACAACGTTCTGCGCTGGTACGGTAGTATGGATCGTATCCACAGGCGGAACTGCAGAATGCGAGTCATCTTTGCAGGCGCTAATGCTTAGCAACACCGCAAGAGACAGGATGATCGCAGCAAAGTAGAGAGTCTTATTCGCGCGCATGGATTCCTGAGACGACAACCTAGAGGATCAGTGCATCTAAGACTACAACATGATGCCAGGACGAAGGACTCCGATTATCGCGGACTAAGAATCGTCAATGCAAGCGTTGAGAGTAAATTCTTGCATAGACCGACAGGCATATGCGCAATTGGTCTGATACTACGGGGATAAATCCAAGCCCACGACTGTGA is from Chloroflexota bacterium and encodes:
- a CDS encoding peptidase translates to MIRNFRHRGLAIFYERGDRHRIPPEFADKFERILARLDVAAQPSDMDLPGYRLHPLRGQMAGLWSVRVSGNWRIVFRFEGSNVRDVDFVDYH
- a CDS encoding HigA family addiction module antidote protein translates to MPMKNPPHPGLSIRHDCLEPLGLSVTDAAVHLGVSRKHLSDVLNGHSGISPEMAVRLDKAFGGGASAWYQLQAAFDLAQVMQRADEINVKRVA
- a CDS encoding AbrB/MazE/SpoVT family DNA-binding domain-containing protein; translated protein: MFESRITVKGQTTLPKPVRDSLEVKPGDKVRYVIVDEGVLIMPVRSTSCLFGSLKYDGPAVSLEDMERAIVEGATEE
- a CDS encoding type II toxin-antitoxin system VapC family toxin, whose amino-acid sequence is MSALDTNVLVRYLVGDVPDQREAARELIDGLTPDEPGFICREVVLEVAWVLECSYDFTRERVADALLALTASDSLVVEDSDDVAAAAYRYRQGGVGFSDLMILKAVERVNAAPLHTFDHRLARMRGATLVGATERTDR
- a CDS encoding ISNCY family transposase, with the protein product MENVTLNQKEQARLQVLNSLLAKHMTMEQASALMGVSIRQAWRILAAYRKDGAAAIAHGHRGRRAPNATSEATKAIVLHLARTRYAGVNHTHMSELLSEREGIDITRSTLRRLLVSAGENSPRGRRPPKHRVRRQRMPREGMLIQLDGSYHRWLGRDGPQFTLLLAVDDATGTVVNALFCELENTRGYFRLLDGLIRHRGIPLALYVDRHAVFKHTPSPETAAGPTQFSRAMDELGIQLIFAQSPQDKGRVERTAGTFQDWLVSELRLAGAASIGEANRVLGSFLPRFNSRFKVPAQELEVAYRSVDEGMRREKTLCFKYKRRVARDNTVRYRWRTLQLLPGTDRQTYAGAAVDVLEGLDDSLAVQHEGRDVPSQEAPPRPSVLRGFAGRTAHSLIIHPSTVNGLGSKWVDRLATQDTNLDAEQQVDTSGSNGTGRVRKVASPRRRKPTPLQTARWRAVQKAKHKGLSIRGIARELGIHRDTAKKYMNADRPPTSPARLTAKVS